The following are encoded in a window of Astyanax mexicanus isolate ESR-SI-001 chromosome 6, AstMex3_surface, whole genome shotgun sequence genomic DNA:
- the tp53inp1 gene encoding tumor protein p53-inducible nuclear protein 1, whose product MFQRFTSILFGDDMEEASGCPADVGFNENEDDEEWILVDYLAEACSGDCGDGLVEVCAEDVDGPKLPLRCSSCSSLDSTADADPEDGDFLRLDAACDLEESWFITPPPCFTAGGRAPVLLETSPLENLLIEHPSMSVYAVHNSRHRPAKDGSCEPNILRTEVQRRPSHPTGCFAATLAATRAGFLEQAKNGRLAQKIRENVERQQLSRNALRRLNLLRIGGAKQAKATTGHVHQPGQRQFNY is encoded by the exons ATGTTCCAGAGGTTCACCAGCATCCTGTTTGGAGACGACATGGAGGAGGCCAGTGGGTGTCCTGCAGATGTGGGCTTTAACGaaaatgaagatgatgaagagtGGATCCTTGTTGATTATCTTG CTGAGGCTTGTTCCGGTGACTGTGGGGACGGGCTGGTGGAGGTGTGCGCGGAGGACGTGGATGGCCCGAAGCTGCCTCTGCGCTGCTCTTCCTGCTCCTCTCTGGACTCCACAGCAGATGCAGACCCTGAGGATGGGGACTTCCTGAGGCTGGATGCAGCATGTGATCTGGAGGAGAGCTGGTTCATCACACCACCACCCTGCTTCACTGCAGGAGGGAGAGCTCCAGTGCTGCTGGAGACCAGCCCTCTGGAGAACCTGCTGATCGAGCACCCCAGCATGTCTGTGTATGCTGTGCACAACTCTCGTCACCGCCCCGCCAAGGACGGCTCCTGCGAGCCCAACATCCTCAG GACTGAAGTTCAGCGCAGGCCGAGTCACCCCACTGGCTGCTTTGCAGCCACTCTGGCCGCCACCCGCGCAGGCTTCCTCGAGCAGGCCAAAAATGGCCGTCTGGCTCAGAAGATCCGTGAAAACGTAGAGCGCCAGCAGCTGTCCCGCAACGCCCTTCGCCGCCTTAACCTGCTCCGCATCGGTGGAGCCAAGCAGGCCAAAGCCACCACAGGCCACGTCCACCAGCCTGGACAGAGGCAGTTCAACTACTGA